A genome region from Anastrepha ludens isolate Willacy chromosome 3, idAnaLude1.1, whole genome shotgun sequence includes the following:
- the LOC128858817 gene encoding mucin-5AC → MYHRPKIFLFCLILLQIRPFCTYPTIDKPFPDSRNYLSRNEKQSLFKPPELEETIEEVQRILAQDPSLPRLTRGEIEELYEKVTREEYQKSIAAGDMGRADSMRALMLVLPFNTDNNTEENIQELYTRPPVTKVIGAYTSHPPIKFLTPDPSAPVKIETAPIGNFAATTYKPFYSLKTQKAFAPSPTTYHPPPPAPVIFKMTSPTQHAPMGFQPVTNSAAYETHVERNPTSKPVHRYSSHYSAKNADFLKQRKPMPQTTTVRPVADVLESLGIVGQTQSRNRFTIDDYYAAESAPQPVISTYVPQTVSISNLKELQGYSLSPKIRPDAYASFKPLNIGEEIRVKPEVEGYLTRFGIVGGRKRKDLKKGNNLKGHVELAAGGSEISTAKLPRLGTVAGSNKAASSELEKLLQNLQELERLNVNPKVLAPTTTIRPTTSTTTTTTTTTTPAPTTPNLITNGEPLLIEPKKPRRRIDPNIDINFGSLGNHQTEAPNTDQLSKLLENLQELEKLRKNPSNVQKTIPPTTTAASAARAGVFQFAAPTPPPRTPSLVNRFNELALQSTPATRSSAQADAAQLQQVLRQLQTLEQANARTTKKPQTQPVRAGGGFLAGLGGLGGLGGVGGLGGALAPTDVFNLQKLLTDDRELERLYEQARAKQTGRKLATTTTPKPTTTTTQRTLILGDLDDADLQRLFEQARARTSTTVAPTTTTTTTTPRTPAPSYRELAQLQKYFAELDRPRTSTTTSTTTTTTPAPTTTMSTNPPTTTTSTTTSTFTTTTPTPALSSTDLAHRITNSLSGLKPKKSDADNDQLQELISRVQQLERLNSAKIENSIRATTTDTPIPFVGFTTRKVNAPNSKYDDNRALSNDFAHLQELYQQVASAEQGAFGRIEISTAATAAKPSAKRTQNFAQKIIDITNDTGSGSSLQEVDPSDFVQLQKLLSKVQELERVKIHGVQGVLEPAAPTPTVSSYTRDFSSLSNLVTSASVHTPTVHNSNGAQIIYPEKADKALEYKPFENILKTDSQQPNTATTARSHVAKKGNAVEEPTSSEELRELAMAAPANPTSSTYDKDFEHYQEFFKKLEDDERNSYKNMKPPMIYKTVTKEPPRFIETHKPHEVSKQKSSNVQQKADLEELQKLLSNAQQLEKLGVTLPTELSQQIESKLIKPTPNGQLENQLETSTSKSVHIVMAAHPKSDREFNDLMSNSGLLQNDVEHKSTSTTFPTIKQDVTIAEDVVEESSEKEAFFSLTTPKSLTPREPKPTTSSALDLPIFSATKIIEAAIKRAANKIGVSTEQPLGFQRRSDTDVYADMDPGSMDDLMGEFSEMNYQLASPDVTVSTPQSDPTAANSETEASQQTAAADESVDITKDLLELQRLIGNLQELQSLNLTVNSALLRQADAKYLETLKKQQTMADDTIKSRRQSVTPVVLATSESSTASIDTNTDDSDISPDPVDTKTAASGSSDTNSAPEDTTTSSSSSTSTTEESRNGSLADLEDSFGGTDTNKEEPKPPKRKNGFYFLADWNSFLEVGDGDDQVIVRLSPKIGDPRLFIPVKVP, encoded by the exons ATGTACCATcgaccaaaaatatttctattctgCTTGATTCTGCTCCAAATCCGACCTTTCTGCACCTATCCCACTATCGATAAACCATTTCCCGATTCACGAAACTATTTGAGCCGAAATGAGAAGCAATCACTTTTCAAGCCACCCGAATTGGAGGAAACCATCGAGGAAGTGCAAAGAATTTTGGCACAGGATCCCTCTTTGCCCCGCTTGACAAG aGGTGAAATCGAGGAACTCTATGAGAAGGTGACTCGCGAAGAGTACCAAAAAAGCATTGCAGCTGGCGATATGGGGCGCGCAGATAGCATGCGTGCACTCATGTTGGTGTTACCCTTCAATACGGACAATAATACGGAGGAAAACATACAG GAGCTCTACACACGTCCGCCTGTCACGAAAGTTATTGGCGCCTACACATCACACCCACCCATCAAATTCCTTACGCCCGATCCAAGCGCGCCAGTGAAAATAGAAACTGCGCCCATTGGCAATTTTGCAGCAACCACTTACAAACCTTTTTATTCACTGAAAACACAAAAGGCGTTTGCACCCAGCCCAACCACATATCACCCACCACCGCCAGCGCCAGTCATATTTAAGATGACTTCGCCCACCCAGCACGCACCGATGGGTTTTCAGCCCGTCACTAATAGCGCGGCCTACGAAACGCACGTAGAGCGCAATCCAACCTCGAAACCAGTGCACCGTTATAGCAGTCATTACAGCGCTAAGAACGCAGATTTTCTCAAGCAGCGTAAGCCAATGCCCCAAACAACAACGGTGCGCCCTGTCGCGGATGTTTTGGAAAGTTTGGGTATAGTTGGACAAACACAATCACGCAATCGTTTTACGATCGATGATTACTATGCGGCGGAGAGTGCGCCGCAGCCAGTAATATCCACTTATGTGCCACAAACTGTAAGCATTTCCAATCTTAAGGAATTGCAAGGTTATAGTCTCTCCCCAAAGATCAGGCCCGACGCCTATGCGAGCTTTAAGCCGCTAAATATTGGCGAAGAGATACGCGTAAAGCCGGAGGTGGAGGGTTATCTCACACGTTTTGGCATAGTGGGTGGCCGAAAACGGAAGGACTTGAAGAAGGGCAATAATTTAAAGGGACACGTTGAGCTTGCGGCTGGTGGAAGTGAGATATCGACAGCTAAGTTGCCAAGACTCGGCACAGTAGCTGGTTCGAATAAAGCAGCCAGCAGTGAACTAGAGAAGTTACTCCAGAATTTGCAAGAACTTGAGCGTTTAAATGTCAATCCAAAAGTATTAGCTCCTACCACAACTATTCGACCGACAACCagtaccaccaccaccaccaccacgacAACTACGCCAGCACCCACAACTCCGAATTTGATAACGAACGGGGAGCCTCTGCTAATTGAACCGAAGAAGCCGCGAAGACGCATTGATCCGAATATTGATATTAATTTCGGCAGTTTGGGTAATCACCAGACAGAGGCGCCAAATACTGACCAACTGAGTAAGCTGCTCGAGAATCTGCAAGAGCTGGAAAAATTGCGCAAAAATCCTAGTAATGTGCAGAAAACTATTCCACCGACGACTACGGCTGCCAGTGCCGCACGTGCGGGAGTATTTCAATTCGCCGCGCCAACGCCCCCACCACGTACGCCAAGTTTAGTGAATCGTTTCAACGAACTCGCGCTACAGTCCACACCGGCTACGCGTAGTTCGGCACAAGCGGATGCTGCACAACTGCAACAGGTGTTGCGCCAACTGCAGACGTTGGAGCAGGCCAATGCGCGTACTACGAAGAAACCACAGACTCAGCCTGTGCGGGCTGGAGGAGGTTTTTTGGCTGGGCTTGGTGGGCTTGGTGGCCTCGGTGGTGTTGGTGGATTGGGTGGTGCACTGGCACCCACAGATGTTTTCAATTTGCAAAAACTGCTTACCGACGATCGAGAGCTTGAGCGTTTGTACGAGCAAGCGCGCGCTAAGCAAACTGGCAGAAAGCTCGCGACGACTACAACACCAAAGCCAACAACTACGACTACGCAACGCACTTTAATATTGGGCGATTTGGATGATGCTGACTTGCAGCGTCTTTTTGAGCAGGCACGGGCGCGCACTAGTACAACGGTTGctcctacaacaacaaccactacAACAACACCACGAACACCGGCGCCGAGTTATCGTGAATTGGCACAGTTGCAGAAATACTTTGCGGAGTTGGACCGCCCACGCACCAGCACCACAACGTCTACGACTACCACAACAACACCTGCACCTACTACTACGATGAGCACTAACCCACCAACAACTACTACTTCGACCACCACAAGCACGTTTACAACAACCACGCCAACACCCGCTCTAAGTTCAACCGATTTGGCACATCGCATCACTAACAGTCTTAGTGGACTGAAGCCCAAAAAATCGGATGCTGATAACGATCAGTTGCAGGAACTCATCAGCCGCGTGCAACAGCTGGAACGTTTGAACTCAGCCAAGATCGAAAATAGTATACGCGCAACGACAACGGATACGCCAATTCCGTTTGTAGGTTTCACCACACGAAAGGTGAATGCGCCCAACTCCAAGTACGACGACAACCGTGCGCTTTCCAATGATTTCGCGCATTTACAGGAACTCTATCAGCAGGTGGCAAGTGCAGAACAAGGCGCCTTCGGACGCATTGAAATCTCCACAGCTGCCACTGCTGCGAAACCATCCGCCAAGCGCACGCAGAACTTTGCACAGAAGATCATTGACATCACAAACGATACCGGCTCTGGTAGCAGTCTACAAGAGGTCGATCCAAGTGACTTTGTACAGCTACAGAAGCTGTTAAGCAAAGTACAGGAGCTGGAACGTGTAAAGATCCATGGCGTGCAGGGTGTTTTAGAACCGGCCGCGCCCACACCAACTGTTAGTAGTTACACACGTGACTTTTCTTCCTTGTCTAATCTGGTAACTTCCGCATCCGTGCACACCCCCACCGTTCATAATTCTAATGGCGCACAAATCATTTACCCCGAAAAGGCAGATAAGGCACTTGAGTACAAACCATTCGAGAATATACTTAAGACAGACTCTCAGCAACCGAACACCGCTACTACGGCAAGGTCGCATGTTGCGAAAAAAGGCAATGCTGTGGAAGAACCCACATCCAGCGAGGAGTTGCGTGAGTTGGCCATGGCGGCACCAGCGAACCCAACGAGCTCGACATATGACAAGGATTTCGAACATTACCAAGAGTTCTTCAAGAAGCTTGAGGATGATGAGCGGAATTCGTACAAGAATATGAAGCCACCAATGATATATAAGACGGTGACAAAGGAACCGCCACGATTCATCGAAACACACAAACCGCATGAGGTGTCCAAGCAAAAGAGTAGTAATGTGCAGCAAAAAGCCGATCTCGAGGAACTCCAGAAGCTTTTGAGCAATGCGCAGCAACTAGAAAAATTAGGCGTCACCTTGCCCACAGAGTTATCGCAACAAATTGAATCCAAACTAATTAAACCAACCCCCAACGGACAACTAGAGAACCAGTTGGAAACATCCACATCGAAATCAGTGCATATAGTCATGGCAGCACATCCAAAATCAGATAGAGAATTTAACGATCTAATGAGTAATTCAGGGTTACTCCAAAACGACGTCGAACATAAGTCTACAAGCACTACGTTCCCGACAATTAAGCAGGATGTAACAATTGCCGAGGATGTTGTGGAAGAATCTAGCGAAAAAGAAGCGTTCTTTTCACTAACCACGCCAAAATCGCTCACACCAAGAGAACCCAAGCCCACCACTTCGAGTGCTTTGGATCTGCCTATTTTCAgtgcaacaaaaattattgaggCCGCCATCAAACGTGCAGCCAATAAAATAGGTGTATCCACAGAACAGCCACTGGGTTTCCAAAGGCGTAGTGATACGGATGTTTATGCCGACATGGACCCAGGCAGTATGGACGATCTGATGGGTGAGTTCAGCGAGATGAATTATCAATTGGCTTCGCCGGATGTAACCGTAAGTACGCCACAAAGCGATCCAACAGCAGCAAATTCGGAAACTGAAGCCAGCCAACAAACTGCAGCTGCGGACGAATCGGTAGATATAACGAAGGATCTACTAGAACTGCAGCGCTTGATCGGCAACTTGCAAGAACTGCAAAGTCTAAACCTCACCGTCAATTCAGCTTTGCTGCGTCAAGCAGACGCTAAGTATCTGGAAACGTTGAAGAAACAGCAAACAATGGCAGATGATACTATAAAAAGTCGTCGACAAAGTGTAACTCCCGTTGTACTGGCGACAAGTGAAAGCTCAACGGCGAGCATAGATACAAACACCGACGATTCGGATATTTCACCAGATCCAGTAGATACTAAGACTGCGGCAAGCGGTTCAAGTGACACCAACAGCGCACCAGAAGACACTACAActagcagtagcagcagcacgTCGACTACGGAGGAGTCGCGCAATGGTTCACTTGCTGATCTGGAAGACTCTTTTGGTGGCACCGATACGAATAAGGAAGAACCAAAGCCGCCAAAACGTAAGAATGGTTTCTACTTTCTGGCCGATTGGAACTCTTTCCTAGAAGTGGGTGATGGCGATGATCAAGTGATAGTACGTCTGAGTCCGAAAATAGGCGATCCACGATTATTTATACCAGTCAAAGTACCATAA